One segment of Methylotenera versatilis 79 DNA contains the following:
- a CDS encoding urease accessory protein UreE → MINLITYTNIIGSSAQEAYSDKLHDLDHADKLDFISLSSDNIQRKRLKVVSYKGKECGIALPREQKLYDGAILSLAADYALVVRCADAKWLRCTPIDNAAALELGYFAGNMHWSVRFDKNILEIALKGKLQDYQERLKHLCIDGRITLALDDAQ, encoded by the coding sequence GTGATTAATTTGATTACTTATACCAACATCATAGGCAGTAGCGCTCAAGAGGCTTACTCAGACAAACTTCATGATCTTGATCATGCAGATAAGTTAGATTTCATTAGTTTATCGAGCGACAATATTCAACGAAAAAGATTAAAAGTCGTTTCATATAAGGGCAAAGAATGTGGTATTGCATTACCGCGCGAACAAAAGCTTTACGACGGCGCCATCCTAAGTTTAGCTGCTGATTACGCACTTGTCGTGCGTTGTGCAGATGCAAAATGGTTACGCTGTACGCCCATAGATAATGCCGCCGCATTAGAGCTAGGCTATTTTGCTGGCAATATGCATTGGTCTGTGCGCTTCGACAAAAATATTCTAGAAATAGCACTAAAAGGCAAACTTCAAGATTACCAAGAAAGATTGAAACATTTATGCATCGACGGTCGTATTACATTGGCACTTGATGATGCTCAATAA
- the ureE gene encoding urease accessory protein UreE, with translation MLNITQRLPASNTSHPVDDYLILPFDLRQKSRLRVTLKSGIEAALMLDRGTILRGGDLLKAENGKVVQIVAAEQPVTDVRAETQQALMCAAYHLGNRHVPLQVGDDWLRLEQDHVLKEMLIGLGMTTTDRHAPFEPEAGAYGGGHQHHDDDDNLSRLPSARLRRHG, from the coding sequence ATGCTCAATATTACCCAACGTTTACCAGCAAGTAATACCTCTCATCCAGTCGATGATTACTTGATATTGCCATTCGATTTACGGCAAAAAAGCCGTTTGCGTGTGACTTTGAAATCTGGCATTGAAGCAGCGTTAATGCTAGACCGTGGCACGATATTGCGTGGTGGCGATTTGCTTAAAGCGGAAAATGGCAAAGTAGTGCAAATCGTCGCGGCTGAACAACCCGTGACAGATGTCAGGGCTGAAACGCAGCAAGCGTTAATGTGTGCGGCATACCATTTGGGTAATCGACATGTGCCTTTGCAAGTGGGCGATGACTGGTTGCGTTTGGAGCAAGACCATGTGCTGAAAGAAATGTTAATCGGCCTCGGCATGACAACGACTGACCGACATGCGCCATTTGAGCCAGAGGCGGGCGCTTATGGTGGCGGACATCAGCATCACGATGACGATGATAATTTATCGAGATTACCTTCCGCACGATTACGGCGACATGGTTAA
- a CDS encoding urease accessory protein UreD has translation MATPQVNLQFSLSPKGISYLSLQLAKYPFHVGRLLKNSSTPEEMAMLFLQSTSGGLFEHDRIGLKITAKTKAVASVKHAAATVVHSMQQGQAISRLNIVAEVGSYLEYTGNLNILFPKSNLVNQIDVELHPNAITLISDAYLVHDPEQQANYFEQLDTTINVYNHHHQLLVKDRFLLSGVQLASQLQAVDKKFDTHASLYLLTPNCTTEENAVLLKIINESITNAELSKKEAYFGSGILPNQCGVFVRLMTRSGQSIQKLNNEIANKLRNTYLKGIDKS, from the coding sequence ATGGCTACACCTCAAGTTAATTTACAATTCAGCTTAAGCCCAAAAGGAATAAGCTACTTATCATTACAACTTGCCAAATATCCCTTTCACGTAGGTAGGCTACTCAAAAATTCAAGTACTCCCGAAGAGATGGCCATGCTGTTTTTACAATCTACATCTGGAGGATTATTTGAGCACGATCGCATAGGTCTAAAAATCACAGCAAAAACAAAAGCAGTAGCTTCTGTAAAACATGCAGCAGCCACTGTTGTTCACAGCATGCAACAAGGTCAAGCAATATCACGCCTGAACATTGTTGCGGAAGTTGGATCTTACCTTGAGTACACAGGCAACCTAAACATTTTGTTTCCTAAAAGCAATCTAGTTAACCAGATTGATGTTGAGCTTCACCCTAATGCAATAACGCTAATCTCTGATGCTTACTTAGTCCACGACCCTGAACAACAAGCTAACTATTTTGAACAATTAGATACAACGATTAACGTGTATAACCATCATCATCAATTACTCGTCAAAGATCGTTTCTTACTCAGCGGCGTACAATTAGCTAGTCAGTTGCAAGCGGTTGACAAAAAGTTTGATACTCACGCCAGCCTTTATTTACTTACACCAAACTGCACAACTGAGGAAAACGCAGTCTTGCTAAAAATCATTAACGAATCAATAACGAATGCTGAACTCAGCAAAAAAGAGGCTTATTTCGGTTCAGGTATTTTACCCAACCAATGTGGTGTATTTGTACGCCTGATGACACGCAGCGGTCAATCTATACAAAAACTAAACAATGAAATAGCTAATAAACTTAGAAATACCTACCTTAAAGGCATCGACAAATCTTGA
- the ureB gene encoding urease subunit beta encodes MLLTPTEYERLTLFGAAELARKRLAKGLKLNYPEAVAIISDELLEGAREGKSVAELIGYGSTILNQDDVLSGIANMLPMLQVEGSFPDGTKLITVHEPLRPGLQKPIENYRIPGEIITAEGDIELNVGRLRATVKAMNMGDRPIQIGSHFHFFEVNRALQFERNLAYGMHLDIPAGTAVRFEPGDEKTVELVAFGGTREIFGLNSLVDGPLDQSGQREKALENARNNGFRGA; translated from the coding sequence ATGTTATTAACCCCAACTGAATACGAACGCCTCACTTTATTTGGTGCAGCTGAGCTTGCGCGCAAACGACTTGCCAAAGGGTTAAAACTTAATTATCCAGAAGCTGTTGCTATCATTTCAGATGAGCTATTAGAAGGTGCCAGAGAAGGCAAGTCAGTGGCTGAACTGATTGGATATGGATCAACCATTCTCAATCAAGATGATGTCTTGTCTGGCATTGCAAATATGTTACCGATGCTACAAGTAGAAGGTTCTTTTCCCGACGGGACCAAACTCATCACAGTACATGAACCTTTACGGCCAGGGTTACAAAAACCAATTGAGAACTACCGCATTCCAGGTGAAATCATTACCGCAGAAGGTGATATAGAATTAAATGTTGGGCGCTTACGTGCCACCGTTAAAGCAATGAATATGGGAGATCGCCCGATACAAATCGGCAGTCATTTTCATTTTTTTGAAGTTAATCGTGCATTGCAATTTGAAAGAAATTTGGCATACGGCATGCATTTAGATATCCCGGCTGGTACTGCGGTGCGTTTTGAGCCTGGAGATGAAAAAACTGTTGAACTAGTGGCTTTCGGTGGAACACGTGAGATTTTTGGATTAAACAGCTTAGTCGATGGCCCGCTAGATCAAAGTGGTCAGCGTGAAAAAGCCTTAGAAAACGCACGCAATAATGGCTTTAGGGGTGCATGA
- a CDS encoding HupE/UreJ family protein — protein sequence MKKYLSLSTALLLGFSSLAFAHPGHGLESAYAGFMHPLTGWDHLLVMVAVGIWAVKTDEKACWKLPLAFSLSMILGFILSFTGYRFSGVETSVAASVMAMGLLLMVNLPINASIRLGLVSLFAIFHGMAHGVELNMQSGLNVMTGMLIATALLHGVGILIGTLHTKVFQYIQNVLALCMILLGGYALL from the coding sequence GTGAAAAAATATCTATCGTTAAGTACTGCTTTATTGTTGGGCTTTTCAAGTCTGGCTTTTGCTCATCCAGGACATGGTTTGGAGAGCGCATACGCAGGTTTTATGCACCCTTTGACGGGTTGGGATCATCTACTTGTGATGGTTGCCGTGGGAATATGGGCAGTTAAAACTGATGAAAAAGCATGCTGGAAGTTGCCGCTAGCTTTTAGTTTATCCATGATTTTAGGCTTTATTTTAAGCTTTACAGGATACCGATTCTCTGGTGTTGAAACGAGTGTTGCTGCAAGTGTGATGGCAATGGGGTTATTATTGATGGTTAATTTACCCATCAATGCTTCGATTCGTTTAGGCCTTGTTTCTCTATTCGCCATATTTCATGGCATGGCACATGGAGTGGAACTTAATATGCAGTCTGGATTAAATGTAATGACTGGAATGTTAATAGCAACGGCTCTATTGCATGGTGTTGGTATTCTAATTGGCACTTTACACACTAAAGTTTTTCAATATATACAAAATGTTTTGGCACTTTGCATGATATTGCTAGGTGGCTATGCTTTGCTTTAA
- the ureG gene encoding urease accessory protein UreG, protein MNNLATPPFSVTSLGSARVGIGGPVGSGKTRLLEQLIPILQNRGVNFAIITNDLVTREDAERIKRSGLIDTARVLAVETGACPHTAIREDPTLNMQAADELDKKFAGLELVLIESGGDNLASSFSLDLVDYWIFVIDVAAGDDIPRKRGLGVVTCDLLVINKFDLAPYVNVDLTRMVKEANEVRNGKPVVLTNCATGEGVSEVAESIIASVLFQKN, encoded by the coding sequence ATGAATAATTTAGCTACCCCTCCTTTCAGTGTCACAAGCTTAGGTTCTGCGCGCGTGGGCATTGGCGGCCCAGTAGGTTCTGGTAAAACCAGATTATTGGAACAGCTCATCCCCATTTTACAAAATAGAGGCGTTAATTTTGCCATTATTACTAATGACTTAGTCACGCGTGAGGATGCAGAACGCATCAAACGTAGCGGTCTTATTGATACGGCTCGGGTACTGGCTGTGGAAACAGGCGCCTGCCCGCACACCGCCATTCGAGAAGACCCAACGCTTAACATGCAAGCAGCAGATGAATTAGATAAAAAATTTGCTGGCCTAGAACTAGTTCTCATTGAGTCTGGAGGTGATAACTTAGCATCTTCATTTTCATTAGACTTAGTCGACTATTGGATTTTTGTCATTGATGTAGCGGCTGGTGATGATATACCCCGTAAGCGTGGCTTAGGCGTTGTAACTTGCGATTTACTTGTCATTAATAAATTTGATTTAGCGCCTTATGTGAATGTTGACCTGACCCGTATGGTAAAAGAGGCCAACGAAGTCAGAAATGGCAAACCAGTAGTATTAACTAACTGCGCAACAGGAGAAGGCGTTAGCGAAGTTGCTGAAAGTATTATTGCTAGTGTACTGTTCCAAAAAAACTAA
- a CDS encoding urease accessory protein UreF produces MMLNNHLGLMLSLQHSDSFFPSGATAFSWGLESLNRDKIISDTKSVSHYIETQLLHRWVSFDQAIISAAWYASQTIEHRSNSNLMKIFEIDAFAEAMTLSESVRTGSRRLGQTLMTVHVKLGTPSAIKLHAHIVANANTHYPHLAVTQGYLWAKLGVSELESRAISAHTLCTSATSAALRLGLIGHIDAQRILMHMHTQIVKALDLPAPALSNISSSTLAVDIGNLRHEALDARMFAN; encoded by the coding sequence ATGATGCTCAATAACCACCTTGGATTAATGCTGAGCTTACAACACAGCGATTCATTTTTCCCAAGTGGTGCAACTGCATTTTCATGGGGACTAGAATCCCTTAATCGCGACAAAATTATTAGCGATACAAAATCTGTATCGCATTATATAGAAACACAATTATTGCATCGCTGGGTAAGTTTTGACCAAGCCATTATTAGTGCTGCATGGTATGCATCTCAAACTATTGAGCATCGTTCTAATTCAAACTTGATGAAGATTTTTGAAATTGATGCATTTGCAGAGGCAATGACTTTATCAGAATCAGTCAGAACAGGGTCGCGCAGACTCGGTCAAACATTGATGACTGTACACGTAAAATTAGGCACTCCAAGTGCTATTAAGTTACATGCGCATATTGTTGCAAACGCTAACACGCACTACCCACATCTTGCAGTCACCCAAGGCTATCTATGGGCTAAATTAGGAGTGAGTGAGCTAGAGTCCCGTGCCATTTCAGCGCATACCCTTTGTACCAGTGCGACAAGTGCAGCACTTAGGCTGGGCTTAATAGGCCATATTGATGCACAGCGCATTCTTATGCACATGCATACACAGATTGTTAAGGCGCTTGATTTGCCTGCACCAGCATTATCGAATATTTCATCAAGTACATTAGCTGTTGATATCGGTAACTTACGTCACGAAGCGCTTGATGCAAGAATGTTCGCCAATTAA
- the ureC gene encoding urease subunit alpha — translation MAKMSRKDYAAMFGPTKGDAVRLGDTSLLAEVEHDFTVAGDECLHGGGKTLRDGMGMMGGLDSAQGSLDMLICNALVIDPVLGIIKGDIGIKAGKIVAIGKAGNPQTMEGVHPDLICGAATTVRDAEGMIATPGGIDVHVHFDSAQLCEHALSSGLTTLIGGSLGPITVGIDCGGEWNVARMHEASEQWPLNFGFLGRGNSSKPLSLIDQLHGGCLGLKIHEDWGAMPAVIDTCLTVADQYDFQVQLHSDTLNESGFLEDTLAAIKDRTIHMYHTEGAGGGHAPDIIAVAGKENCLPSSTNPTNPYTINTFDEHLDMIMVCHHLNPAVAEDVAFAESRIRAQTIAAEDILHDMGAISMLGSDSQGMGRINEVISRTWQLASKMKDQRGRLPEEASAIGDNERIKRYIAKYTINAARTFGIADTIGSLESGKLADIVLWRPAFFGVKPEVIVKGGFIAWGAMGDSAASLMTCEPIAMRPQWGAFGKAPASLSVNFVNQLAIDSDLRKKLGLTRQLVAAHGTRNLKKQDMLHNSACPNITVNPQTFDVMVDGKIIYCEPAHEVPLSRRYMFR, via the coding sequence ATGGCAAAAATGTCACGGAAAGATTATGCAGCGATGTTTGGCCCGACGAAAGGCGATGCTGTGCGACTAGGAGATACTTCATTATTAGCAGAAGTTGAACATGATTTTACCGTTGCAGGTGATGAGTGTCTGCATGGTGGTGGTAAAACGCTACGCGATGGCATGGGGATGATGGGAGGCTTAGACAGTGCGCAAGGCTCACTGGATATGCTTATTTGTAACGCCCTTGTGATTGACCCTGTGTTAGGCATCATAAAAGGTGATATAGGCATTAAAGCTGGAAAAATAGTTGCTATAGGCAAGGCCGGTAACCCACAAACGATGGAAGGTGTTCATCCAGATTTGATTTGTGGGGCCGCCACAACAGTACGTGATGCCGAAGGTATGATTGCCACGCCTGGTGGCATTGACGTGCATGTGCATTTTGATTCAGCACAGCTTTGTGAGCATGCATTATCTTCAGGCCTGACAACGCTCATTGGCGGTTCATTAGGCCCCATTACAGTTGGCATTGATTGCGGAGGCGAGTGGAATGTTGCGCGGATGCACGAAGCATCTGAGCAATGGCCGCTAAATTTTGGTTTTCTTGGTCGCGGCAACTCTAGTAAACCGCTATCTTTAATTGATCAACTCCATGGTGGATGCCTTGGCCTAAAAATTCATGAGGACTGGGGAGCGATGCCTGCCGTGATTGACACTTGCTTAACAGTGGCTGACCAATACGACTTCCAAGTGCAATTACACTCAGACACTTTAAATGAATCTGGATTTCTTGAAGATACTTTAGCTGCAATCAAAGACCGCACCATACACATGTATCACACTGAAGGTGCGGGCGGGGGGCATGCGCCAGACATTATTGCTGTAGCAGGCAAAGAAAACTGTTTACCCTCTTCCACCAACCCAACTAATCCGTACACCATCAATACTTTTGATGAGCATTTAGACATGATTATGGTTTGTCACCATTTAAACCCTGCAGTAGCAGAGGATGTGGCCTTTGCGGAATCTCGCATACGTGCACAAACCATTGCGGCAGAAGATATCTTACATGACATGGGTGCAATCTCTATGTTGGGGTCTGATAGTCAAGGCATGGGACGGATTAATGAAGTGATTAGTCGGACTTGGCAGTTGGCTTCTAAAATGAAAGATCAGCGTGGTCGACTACCTGAAGAAGCCAGTGCAATTGGAGATAACGAACGCATTAAACGCTACATCGCAAAGTATACAATCAACGCTGCCCGTACTTTTGGCATTGCCGACACCATAGGTTCATTAGAGTCAGGAAAATTGGCCGACATCGTATTGTGGCGCCCTGCTTTTTTTGGGGTAAAACCTGAAGTCATCGTAAAAGGTGGTTTTATTGCTTGGGGTGCTATGGGCGATTCTGCAGCATCTCTCATGACGTGTGAACCCATTGCAATGCGTCCTCAGTGGGGTGCTTTCGGAAAAGCACCTGCTTCCTTATCCGTTAATTTTGTAAACCAACTCGCCATTGATTCCGATTTGCGCAAAAAATTAGGGCTAACACGACAGCTGGTAGCGGCACACGGAACACGAAATCTAAAAAAACAAGACATGTTGCACAATAGTGCTTGTCCCAATATAACGGTCAATCCACAAACATTTGATGTGATGGTTGATGGGAAAATCATTTATTGCGAGCCTGCGCACGAAGTACCCTTAAGTCGTCGCTATATGTTTAGGTAA
- the ureG gene encoding urease accessory protein UreG, with protein sequence MNKPAEILQDSLKQSPIQSNVEPLRVGIGGPVGSGKTALTLSLCKRLREELNIAVVTNDIYTKEDAEFLTRNEALAPERIIGVETGGCPHTAIREDASMNLEAVAQLCKRFPGLDIVFVESGGDNLAATFSPELSDLTIYVIDVAAGEKIPRKGGPGITKSDLLIINKIDLAPMVGASLEVMDRDAKRMRGERPFIFTNLKIGQGLEEIVKFIEKQGLFL encoded by the coding sequence ATGAATAAACCCGCAGAAATATTACAAGACAGTTTAAAACAGTCGCCCATTCAATCAAACGTAGAACCGTTACGTGTCGGTATCGGCGGCCCAGTTGGCTCAGGCAAAACAGCACTAACGCTGTCACTTTGCAAACGTTTGCGTGAAGAGCTGAATATCGCCGTGGTGACCAATGATATTTACACCAAAGAAGACGCAGAATTTTTAACGCGTAATGAAGCATTAGCACCAGAACGTATCATTGGCGTAGAAACTGGCGGTTGTCCGCATACCGCAATCCGTGAAGACGCATCGATGAATCTCGAAGCGGTTGCGCAACTTTGTAAACGTTTTCCTGGCTTGGATATCGTTTTCGTAGAAAGTGGTGGTGATAATCTAGCCGCAACTTTCAGCCCCGAATTATCCGATTTGACCATTTATGTGATCGATGTGGCAGCTGGCGAAAAAATCCCACGCAAAGGCGGGCCAGGCATCACAAAATCGGATTTGCTGATTATCAATAAAATAGATTTAGCGCCAATGGTGGGCGCATCGTTAGAGGTGATGGACAGAGATGCCAAACGCATGCGCGGTGAACGCCCATTTATTTTTACTAATCTAAAAATCGGGCAAGGTTTGGAAGAGATTGTTAAGTTTATTGAAAAACAAGGTTTATTTCTTTAG
- a CDS encoding urease accessory protein UreF, which produces MHTQNTKSQNIASNIALSRLLQLASPMLPVGAYSYSQGLEWAIECGEVSDLASAKTWISDALVIYQGRYELPVLYRQYQAWQLDDMAAVKDWDAYFQAGRDTSEALAETRQMGYSLCRLLNDLGSLPADFMLKINSLVNPAFPSVYAGITHLWAISAPDMLQAYAWSWVENQVSAAMKTVPLGQVAGQKILLELGALLPEIVADAMRLDDAEISNFTPGLTIAGCRHETQYSRLFRS; this is translated from the coding sequence ATGCATACACAAAACACTAAGTCACAAAATATTGCCTCAAATATTGCGTTAAGTCGCTTACTGCAATTGGCCAGCCCAATGTTGCCTGTAGGTGCATATAGTTATTCGCAAGGGCTTGAATGGGCGATTGAATGCGGTGAGGTGAGCGATTTAGCCAGCGCCAAAACTTGGATCAGTGATGCGCTGGTTATTTATCAAGGCAGATATGAACTGCCTGTACTTTATCGGCAATATCAAGCGTGGCAATTAGATGATATGGCGGCGGTTAAAGATTGGGATGCGTATTTTCAAGCAGGGCGCGATACCAGCGAAGCATTGGCAGAAACACGGCAAATGGGTTATTCGCTGTGCCGCTTGCTGAATGATTTAGGCAGTTTGCCAGCAGATTTTATGCTCAAAATTAATAGTTTAGTTAACCCTGCATTTCCAAGCGTTTACGCTGGTATCACGCATTTATGGGCAATTTCCGCGCCAGATATGTTGCAGGCGTATGCTTGGTCTTGGGTAGAAAATCAAGTCAGCGCCGCCATGAAAACAGTGCCGCTTGGGCAAGTAGCAGGGCAGAAAATATTACTGGAATTGGGTGCATTATTGCCTGAAATCGTTGCAGATGCGATGCGCTTGGATGATGCTGAAATCAGTAACTTTACACCTGGGCTTACCATTGCTGGGTGCCGCCACGAAACACAATATAGCCGCTTATTTAGGTCATAA
- a CDS encoding TonB-dependent receptor yields the protein MARKNKPSFYSSAYLVLLSTNVLAESFNLEQIQFESIKTEDIKVTAVRENLIGIADTASEGVISNHRISNIPHSRPGEVLEQVPGLIVSQHSGDGKANQYYLRGFNLDHGTDFAVWLDGMPLNMPTHAHGQGYIDSNWLMPELIDSLEFKKGAYHAEQGDFSAAGSTHLHYAKTLPQSIAKLTLGSYGFQRLFNAGSQGITDGQFLYAVEAQGYDGAWDNSQNLKKFNGLLRYSTGTEEHGWNITAMGYNSKWDATDQVPKRAINAGLINRFGAIDTSDGGETSRYSLSADWHDGVWQANAYAIHYKLDLFSNFTYFLDDSINGDQFEQADKRNVFGGAVIRSFNANIADLETSHQIGLQGRYDDIGNVGLYRTVARQRLSTTREDAVKQGSVGLWWQGNWQILPNLRASTGLREDIYKFDIDSNIAENSGKAHSNIFSPKLGLAWQASKQHEFYVNWGRGFHSNDARGSTIRVDPVSGDAAEKVNPLVKAISKELGWRANPIGNWQTTLALFQLDIDSELLFIGDAGATEASRPSRRVGVEWTNYIPINSWSYIDADFAIARARFKDSDEVGDYIPGSIAKTASIGIAINHPSGWSASTRLRYFGPRALIEDNSVRSNSSLLTNARIGYQISSKINLSLDIFNLFNRKVSDIDYLYTSRLKGEAADGVKDIHTHPVEPRMARLSLSLDY from the coding sequence ATGGCCCGTAAAAACAAACCGTCGTTTTATTCAAGTGCATACCTAGTCTTATTATCTACAAACGTTCTCGCTGAATCATTTAATCTTGAGCAGATTCAATTTGAAAGTATTAAAACCGAAGATATCAAAGTCACTGCCGTTCGCGAAAATTTAATCGGCATTGCGGATACCGCCAGCGAAGGCGTGATCAGTAACCACCGCATCAGTAATATCCCACACTCTCGCCCTGGTGAAGTGTTAGAGCAAGTGCCTGGCTTGATTGTTAGCCAGCATTCGGGCGATGGCAAAGCCAATCAATATTATTTGCGTGGCTTTAATCTCGATCACGGTACCGATTTTGCCGTTTGGTTAGATGGTATGCCGCTTAATATGCCGACACATGCGCACGGCCAAGGTTATATTGATTCTAATTGGTTAATGCCAGAATTAATTGACAGTTTGGAATTTAAAAAAGGTGCTTATCATGCGGAACAGGGCGATTTTTCAGCAGCTGGCTCAACACATTTGCACTACGCCAAAACATTACCGCAATCTATTGCAAAACTCACGCTTGGCAGTTATGGTTTTCAACGTTTGTTTAACGCAGGTTCGCAAGGTATCACAGATGGTCAATTTTTATACGCCGTAGAAGCACAAGGTTATGATGGCGCTTGGGATAATAGCCAAAATCTTAAAAAATTCAATGGCTTGCTGCGTTACAGCACGGGTACTGAAGAACATGGCTGGAATATCACGGCAATGGGTTATAACTCAAAATGGGATGCCACAGACCAAGTGCCAAAACGTGCTATTAACGCTGGCTTAATCAACCGCTTTGGCGCAATCGACACCTCGGATGGCGGCGAAACCAGCCGATACAGCTTATCTGCCGATTGGCATGATGGCGTATGGCAAGCTAATGCTTATGCGATTCATTACAAACTGGATTTATTTTCTAACTTTACCTACTTTTTGGATGACTCAATAAACGGCGACCAATTTGAACAAGCCGATAAGCGCAATGTATTTGGCGGTGCAGTTATACGCAGTTTTAATGCGAATATTGCAGACTTGGAAACCAGTCATCAAATCGGTCTACAAGGCCGTTACGATGATATTGGCAATGTCGGTTTGTATCGCACAGTTGCACGCCAACGCTTAAGCACAACCAGAGAAGATGCCGTAAAACAAGGCAGTGTTGGCTTATGGTGGCAAGGCAACTGGCAGATTTTGCCAAATCTACGCGCCAGCACGGGCTTGCGTGAAGATATTTATAAATTTGATATTGATAGCAATATCGCTGAAAACTCGGGTAAAGCGCACAGTAATATTTTCAGTCCAAAGCTGGGTTTAGCTTGGCAGGCATCCAAACAGCACGAGTTTTATGTCAATTGGGGACGTGGCTTTCACAGCAACGATGCTCGAGGCTCAACTATTCGTGTTGACCCAGTTTCTGGCGATGCAGCTGAGAAAGTGAATCCTCTCGTAAAAGCTATTAGTAAAGAATTGGGCTGGCGCGCTAATCCTATTGGAAATTGGCAAACTACATTGGCTTTATTTCAGTTGGATATTGACTCGGAATTATTGTTTATAGGCGATGCCGGTGCAACCGAAGCCAGCCGACCTAGCCGCAGAGTGGGCGTAGAGTGGACGAATTACATTCCTATCAATAGTTGGAGTTATATTGATGCTGACTTTGCCATCGCCCGTGCGCGTTTTAAAGATTCAGATGAAGTGGGTGACTATATTCCTGGCTCAATCGCCAAAACGGCCTCTATTGGCATTGCCATCAATCATCCAAGCGGTTGGTCTGCCTCTACGCGTTTGCGCTATTTTGGGCCGCGCGCGTTGATAGAAGATAACAGTGTGAGATCGAATAGCTCGTTACTGACCAACGCGCGCATTGGCTACCAAATTAGTTCTAAAATCAATCTGTCGTTGGATATATTTAATCTGTTTAACCGCAAAGTATCTGATATTGATTATCTGTATACCTCGCGCTTAAAAGGCGAAGCGGCTGATGGCGTAAAGGATATTCATACACATCCCGTCGAACCAAGAATGGCAAGGCTTAGCTTGTCACTTGACTATTGA